The DNA segment CGCGGGGACATGACCAAGATGGAGTACCTGTCCCCGGAGCGGGTCGAGCTGGTGTACCGCATCCCGCTGGCCGAGGTGGTGATGGACTTCTTCGACCAGCTGAAGAGCCGGACCAAGGGCTACGCCAGCCTCGACTACGAGCCGGCGGGATACGAGACGTCGGAGCTGGTGAAGATCGACATCCTGCTGAACGGCGTGCCCGTCGACGCCTTCTCGACCGTCATCCACCGGTCCAAGGCCTACGACTACGGCCGGCGCATGACCGAGAAGCTGCGCGAGCTCA comes from the Acidimicrobiales bacterium genome and includes:
- a CDS encoding elongation factor 4 (back-translocating Elongation Factor EF4; binds to the ribosome on the universally-conserved alpha-sarcin loop), whose product is RGDMTKMEYLSPERVELVYRIPLAEVVMDFFDQLKSRTKGYASLDYEPAGYETSELVKIDILLNGVPVDAFSTVIHRSKAYDYGRRMTEKLRELIPRQLFDVPIQASIAGRIVARETVKAKRKDVLAKCYGGDITRKRKLLERQKEGKKRMKAIGRVEVPQEAFISALRLDD